The DNA region TATCAAGTGTTTTATCAGGTGTTTTATCAGGTGTTATAAAAGTGCTTTAGCAAGTGTTTTAGCAAGTGTTTTATCAGGTGTTTTATCAGGTGTTTTATCAAGTGTTTTATATGGTGTTTTATAAGGCGTTTTATCAGGTGTTTTATCAGGTGTTTTATCAAGTGTTTTATCGGGTGTTTTATCAGGTGTTTTATCACGTGTTTTATCAAGTGTTTTATCAGGTGTTTTATCAGGCGTTTTAGCAAGTGCTTTAGCAAGTGTTTTCGCAAGTGTTTTATCAGGTGCTTTATCAGGTGTTTTATCAAGTGTTTTATAAGGTGTTTTATCAAGTGTTTTATAAGGTGTTTTATATGGTGTTTTATCAGGTGTTTTATCAAGTGTTTTATCAAGTGTTTTATCAGGTGTTTCATCAAGTGTTTTATAAAGGGTTTTATCAGGTGTTTTATCAGGTGTTCTATCAAGTGTTTTATCGGGTGTTTTATCAGGTGTTTTATAAAGGATTTTATCAGGTGTTTTATCAAATGTTTTATCGGGTGTTTTATCAGGTGTTTTATCAAGTGTTTTATCAGTAGTTTTGTCAATTGTTTTATGAAGTGTTTTATCAAGTGTTTTATCAGGTGTTTTATCAAGTGTCATATCAGGTGTTTTATCAGGTGTTTTATCAAGTGTTTTATAAGGTGTTTTATCAAGTGTTTTATAAGGTGTTTTATAAGGTATTTTATCAGGTGTTTTATCAAGTGTTTTATAAAGGTGTTTTATCAGGTGTTTTATCAAGTGTTTTATAAGGTGTTTTATCAGGTGTTTAATCAAGTGTTATGTTAGAATGTGCCCTTGAAAAATCACCGCAGAAGTGCTTGGATATAATTCAGAGTAACATACACAGCTGGCGACCAGTTCCTACGCCATGACCCCGGCCGTTGCACTCTCTATTGCGTATTGCGTAGTTTCGCAAGGGCTCCCTCTGACGGCAAGTGGCACACTTCTTTACAACAGCAGCCGCTGAACCCATTGCGCAGCGTCGACTGCTTTTTGCTTTTCGTGTTACAGCCCCGCCTCTGTGCcagggaagtccactacgggctcaccatagcccgtgctacttgccccgctcctgtgccagggaagtccactacgggctcaccatagcccgtgctacttgccgctctcCTGTGACagagaagtccactacgggctcaccatagcccgtgctacttgccccgctcctgtgccagggaagtccactacgggctcaccatagcccgtgctacttgcccctctcctgtgacagagaagtccactacgggctcaccatagcccgtgctacttgccccgctcctgtgccaggtaagcccactacgggctcaccatagcccgtgctacttgcaacttgttccgagtagctgaatctaaaacaacaacattcgACTGCTTGCACCAAGCTCCGGGTCACCATACAGGCTCCATGACTACTACCAACACTTACAAAACGTCTTCAACTCTGCAGCAGATCAATCATCCACCCAGAAGCACATTTCTATCGGTTGCTAATTTATCCTAAATACCTTCTTTATTCAAAATATTGTTCTTAAGTACTATTTATCTTTTAATgacaattttgtaggtggtgatcatgtctcccctttctcttttGTCTTCCAAGGACGTGAGGCTTAGCTCTCGTAGCCTTTCtttgtagctcatatctctcatttctggtggcatacctctgaagctTCTCTATCTTTGTCATGTGTATAACTATGTAAATACTTCATgctggagttgcatactccaggattggtctgacataagtggcatacagggtcctgaacgattccttacacaagtttctaaaagcagttcttatgttggccagtctagcatatgccgctgacgatATCCTTttcatgtgggcctctggggacaggttcggtgtgatatcaacccccagatctttctatatgactcttgcaggatatcacctcccagatggtacattgtgttcagcctccagctcccttcgcctaatttcattaccttacactttcctgagttgaactttagcagccaatacttacactttcctgagtttgctcaggaaagtgtaaacctGAGTGTTTACACTTACTTTGAAATTTACCCTGGATACCCATTTGCATGTGTTACTGAGTTGTTAGCAGGAGTTACAACTAttgtggctggtgttgttgtgtacactggtgttgttgtgtgcactggtgttgttgtgtacactggtgttgttgtgtatactggtgttgttgtgtatactggtgttgttgtgtatactggtgttgttgtgtatactggtgttgttgtgtatactggtgtcgttgtgtacactggtgttgttgtgtatactggtgttgttgtgtatactggtgttgttgtgtatactggtgttgttgtgtatactgatgtcgttgtgtacactggtgttgttgtgtatactggtgttgttgtgtatactggtgttgttgtgtatactggtgttgttgtgtatactggtgttgttgtgtacactggtgttgttgtgtacactggtgttgtgtacactggtgttgttgtgtacactggtgttgttgtgtatactggtgttgttgtgtacactggtgttgttgtgtatactggtgttgttgtgtacactggtgttgttgtgtatactggtgttgttgtgtacactggtgttgtacactggtgttgttgtgtatactggtgttgttgtgtatactggtgttgttgtgtatactggtgttgttgtgtacactggtgttgtacactggtgttgttgtgtatactggtggtgttgtgtatactggtgttgttgtgtatactggtgttgtgtatactggtgttgttgtgtacactggtgttgttgtgtacactggtgttgtgtatactggtgttgttgtgtatactggtgttgtgtatgctggtgttgttgtgtatactggtgttgtgtatactggtgttgttgtgtatactggtgttgttgtgtacactggtgttgtgtatactggtgttgttgtgtatactggtgttgtgtatactggtgttgttgtgtatactggtgttgttgtgtatactggtgttgtgtatattggtgttgttgtgtatactggtgttgttgtgtatactggtgttgtgtatactggtgttgtgtatactggtgttgttgtgtacactggtgttgtgtatactggtgttgttgtgtatactggtgttgtgtatactggtattgttgtgtatactggtgttgtgtatactggtgttgttgtgtatactggtgttgttgtgtacactggtgttgtgtatactggtgttgttgtgtatactggtgttgttgtgtacactggtgttgtgtatactggtgttgtgtatactggtgttgttgtgtatactggtgttgttgtgtatactggtgttgttgtgtacactggtgttgtgtatactggtgttgtgtatactggtgttgtgtatactggtgttgttgtgtatactggtgttgttgtgtacactggtgttgtgtatactggtgttgttgtgtacactggtgttgttgtgtacactggtgttgtgtatactggtgttgttgtgtacactggtgttgtgtatactggtgttgtgtacactggtgttgtgtatactggtgttgtgtatactggtgttgttgtgtatactggtgttgttgtgtatactggtgttgttgtgtacactggtgttgtgtatactggtgttgttgtgtacactggtgttgttgtgtacactggtgttgtgtatactggtgttgttgtgtatactggtgttgtgtatactggtgttgttgtgtatactggtgttgttgtgtacactggtgttgtgtatactggtgttgtgtacactggtgttgttgtgtacactggtgttgtgtatactggtgttgttgtgtatactggtgttgtgtatactggtattgttgtgtatactggtgttgtgtatactggtgttgttgtgtatactggtgttgttgtgtatactggtgttgtgtatactggtgttgttgtgtacactggtgttgttgtgtacactggtgttgtgtatactggtgttgttgtgtatactggtgttgtgtatactggtgttgttgtgtatactggtgttgtgtatactggtgttgttgtgtatactggtgttgttgtgtatactggtgttgtgtatactggtgttgttgtgtatactggtgttgttgtgtatactggtgttgtgtatactggtgttgtgtatactggtgttgttgtgtatactggtgttgttgtgtatactggtgttgttgtgtatactggtgttgtgtatactggtgttgttgtgtatactggtgttgttgtgtatactggtgttgtgtatactggtgttgttgtgtacactggtgttgtgtatactggtgttgttgtgtgcactagtgttattgtgtacactggtgttgttgtgtatactggtgttgtacactggtgttgttgtgtacactggtgttgttgtgtatactggtgttgttgtgtacactggtgttgttgtgtatactggtgttgttgtgtacactagtgttattgtgtacactggtgttgttgtgtacactggtgttgtacactggtgttgttgtgtacactggtgttgttgtgtatactggtgttgttgtgtacactggtgttgttgtgtatactggtgttgttgtgtacactggtgttgttgtgtatactggtgttgttgtgtacactagtgttattgtgtaaactggtgttgttgtgtacactggtgttgtacactggtgttgttgtgtacactggtgttgttgtgtgtactggtgttattgtgtacactggtgttgttgtgtacactggtgttgttgtgtacacaggtgttgttgtgtacactggtgttgttgtgtacactggtgttgttgtgtacactggtgttgtacactggtgttgttgtgtgtactggtgctattgtgtacactggtgttgttgtgtacactggtattgTGGTGTACACtgatgttgttgtgtgtactggtgtcgttgtgtacactggtgttgtgtgtacactggtgttgttgtgtacactggtgttgttgtgtacactggtgctgttgtgtacactggtgttgttgtgtacactggtgctgttgtgttccctggtgttctacactagtgttgttgtgtacactggtgttgttgtgtgtactggtgttgtgtacactggtgttgtgtgtactggtgttgttgtgtacactggtgttgttgtgtgtactggtgttgttgtgtacactggtgttgttgtgtacactggtgttgttgtgtacactggtgttgttgtgtgtactggtgttgttgtgtgtactggtgttgttgtgcttactggtgttgttgtgttcactggtgttgtgtgtactggtgttgttgtgtacactggtgttgttgtgtgtactggtgttgttgtgtacactggtgttgttgtgtgtactggtgttgttgtgtacactggtgttgttgtgtgtactggtgttgttgtgtacactggtgttgttgtgtgtactgatgCTGTTGTGTACACAAGTGTTGTGTACaccggtgttgttgtgttcactggtgttgttgtgtacactggtgttattgtgtacactgatgttgttgtgtgtactggtgttcttgtgtgcactagtgttgttgtgtacactggtgttattgtgtacactggtgttgttgtgtacactggggtTGTTGTGtgtaatggtggtgttgtgtgtactggtcttgttgtgtacacttgtgttgttgtgtacactggtgttcttgtgtacactggtgttgtgtgtactggtgttgcacaaTGGtgttgtacactggtgttgttgtgtacactggtgttgtacaCTGGTGTTCTTGTGagtactggtgctgttgtgtacactggtgttgttctgtgtactggtgttgtgtgtactggtgttgtgtgtacactggtgctgttgtgtacactggtgctgttgtgtacactggtgttgttgtgtacactggtgttgtggtgtacactgatattgttgtgtgtactggtgttgttgtgtacactggtgttgtgtgtactggtgttgttgtgtacactggtgttgttgtgtacactggtgctgttgtgtacactggtgttgttgtgtacactggtgttgttgtgtacactggtgttgttgtgcgtactggtgttgtgtacactggtgttgttgtgtgtactggtgttgttgtgtacactggtgttgttgtgttcactggtgttgttgtgttcactggtgttgtgtgtactggtgttgttgtgtacactggtgttgttgtgttcactggtgttctaCACTggagttgttgtgtacactggtgttgttgtgtgtactgatgttgtgtacacgggtgttgttgtgagtactggtgttgttgtgtaaactggtgttcttgtgtgtactagtgttgttgtgtgtactggtgttgttgtgtacactggtgttgttgtgttcactggtgttctaCACTggagttgttgtgtacactggtgttgttgtgtgtactgatgttgtgtacactagtgttgttgtgtgtactgatgttgtgtacactggtgctgtTGAGTGTACtgatgttgtgtacactggtgttgttgtgtgtactggtgttgttgtgtaaactggtgttgttgtgtgtactggtgttgttgtgtacactggtgttgttgtgtgtactggtgctgttgtgtacactagtgttgttgtgttcactggtgttgttgtgtacactggtgttgttgtgttcactggtgttctacactggtgttgttgtgtgtactggtgttgtgtacactggtgttgttgtgtacactagtgttgttgtgtacactggtgttgttgtgtacactagtgttgttgtgttcactgttgttgttgtgtacactggtgttgttgtgtacactggtgttgttgtgtacactggtgttgttgtgtacactggtgttgttgtgtacactggtgttgttgtgtacactggtgttgtgtgtactggtgatgttgtgtacactggtgttgttgtgtgtcctggtgttgttgcgtgtactggtgttgtagtgtgtactggtgttgttgtgtacactcgtGTTgttctgtacactggtgttgttctgtacactggtgttgttgtgtacactggtgttgttgtgttcactggtattcttgtgtacactggtgttgttgtgtgtactggtgttgttgtgtgtactggtgttgttgtgtacactggtgttgttgtgcacaTTGGtgatgtgtgtactggtgttgttgtgtacactggtgttgttgtgtacactggtgttgttgtgttcactggtgttgttgagtgtactggtgttgtgtacactggtgttgttgtgtgcactggtgctcttgtgtgtactggtggtgttgttgtgtgtactggtgttgttgtgtacactggtgttgttgtgtgtactagtggtgttgttgtgtaccctggtgttgttgtgtacactggtgttgttgtgtacactggtgttgttgtgtacactggtgttgttgtgtacactggtgttgttgtgtacactggtgttgtgtgtactggtgttgttgtgtacactggtgttgttgtgtgtcttgGTGTTGTACACttctgttgttgtgtgtactggtgttgttgtgtacactggtgttgttgtgtacactggtgttgtgtgtactggtgttgttgtgtacactggtgttgttgtgtgtactggtgatggtgtgtaccctgttgttgtgtgtactggtgttgttgtgtactggtggtgttattgtttgtactggtgttgttgttgtgtgtactggtgttgttgtgtacactggtgttgttgtgtacactggagttgttgtgtacactggtgttgtgtgtactggtgttgttgtgtacactggtgttgtttcctacactggtgttgttgcgtacactggtgttgttgtgtgcacactggtgttgttatgtacactggtgttattctgtacactggtgttgttgtgtatactggtgttttgTGTGTACTGATATTgttttgtacactggtgttgtgtgtactggtgttgttgtgtatactggtgttgttgtgtacactagtgttgttgtgtacactggtgataTGTGtattggtgttgttgtgtgtactggtgtcgtgtacactggtgttgtgtgtactggtgttgttgtgtgtactggtgttgtgtacactagtgttgttgtgtacactggtgttgtgtgtactggtgttgttgtgtacactggtgttgttgtgtacactggtattgctgtgtgtattggtgttgttgtgtgttctggtgttgtgtacactggtgttgttgtgtacactgttgTTCTTCTGTGTAttggtgttgttgtgtttactggtgttgtgtacactggtgttgtgtgtactggtgttgtgtacactggtgttgttgtgtgtcctggtgttgtacacttgtgttgctgtgtgtactggtgttgttgtgtgtactggtgttgttgtgtacactggtgttgttgcgtacactggtgttgttgtgtgtactggtgctgttgtgtagactagtgttgtgtgtactggtgttgttggatacactggtgttgttgtgtgtactggtgttgttgcgtGTTCAGGTGTTGTTGagtactggtgctgttgtgtacactggtgttgttgtgtgtactggtgttgtgtgttctggtgttgtttgtgtcctggtgttgttgtgtgtactggttctgttgcgtacactggtgttgttgtgt from Procambarus clarkii isolate CNS0578487 chromosome 31, FALCON_Pclarkii_2.0, whole genome shotgun sequence includes:
- the LOC138370261 gene encoding S-antigen protein-like gives rise to the protein MTLDKTPDKTLDKTLHKTIDKTTDKTLDKTPDKTPDKTFDKTPDKILYKTPDKTPDKTLDRTPDKTPDKTLYKTLDETPDKTLDKTLDKTPDKTPYKTPYKTLDKTPYKTLDKTPDKAPDKTLAKTLAKALAKTPDKTPDKTLDKTRDKTPDKTPDKTLDKTPDKTPDKTPYKTPYKTLDKTPDKTPDKTLAKTLAKPDKTLDKTPDKTLDKTPDITPDKTLDKTPDKTPDKTLDKTPDITPDKTLDKTPDKTLDKTLHTTPDKTPDKTLDKTPDKTLDITPDKTPDKTLDIIPDKTPDKALDKTLDKTPD